Genomic window (Vigna unguiculata cultivar IT97K-499-35 chromosome 10, ASM411807v1, whole genome shotgun sequence):
ttgtttctaaattttaagtgcttaaaacatatttaactttttttatcaaattaaactGAATGAAACATGCAGAAGAGATTTTACCAGCTTTTTTGGCTGCCCGAAATAGTGCTTCATTTATAAGGAGTTGTGCAGGATCTGTATCTGGAGAGGAAGTGATGAACGAGTCCACTATGGCAACTGCTTCTTCGTTTGTGAAGTATTGTTGGAGTCCATCAGAACACAATATCAAGAATCTGTCACTTGGCCTCAGCCTGTGGTGGTAAAGTGAAGGAGAACATACGATGTATGGGGATTCCCCTATGTAGTTAACTTTCAGACTCTCTAATACTGCATTATTCTGTTTAGGCTGCAAAAtgcatataaatataataaaactttcaaatttatatatttgttgtgAATCTATTAGTACTCTTTAAATAAATACCATAGATTATACCTCCTTCAGGAAGCCAGCACCAAAAGCTCTTGTAACATTTAAGTAACCTTTCACCCTTCCTTTAGTAATTGCACAAGGGTCATCTGGGTGCTCCTTCATGATTCTGTCAACCTCCTGAGATTTGGTAAATGTGTCATATAACACAATTAAGTGACACAAACCAGAAGCCTATGTTCATAAATTTGTCTCCTCTAAATACCAGAAGTTGATTAGGAAATCATGTCTTAATCTTCTGTAAATGTGTTATATTTCACAAATTTAACAACTGATATGTCACATTCAAGTCTTAAAGTTTTATGTTGAAAATAACCTTCTCGTCAAGAAAACCAGTTCTAACATACACATATACGTATACCTCTTTGACAAGGGTACTGTGCTCCATGGTGAGCTGAAGAGAATTAACACTGTGATCAGCCAATATTGCACGACTGTCTCCCACATTCATCAAGTAAACATCTTCTCCCTTCATCAGCATCACCAAAACACAAGACCCCATCATAGTCAACACAGGATTATTACCAATCACTTCATCAACTTTCTTCAGAAACGCATCCTCCGTCTTCCTCAACGCCTCAGAAAGACCAACCAACGCATCTGAATGCCCAAAACTTGATGCCCCTTTCACGCTTAACTCCAATTTCTTCCAACAATTCAAAGAATCCCAGTTATCCAACATCGAAGAACAACAACCTTTGACCACTGTGTTCCTTATTTTGGAGGACCTACCACTACCATTAACCAAACCTAACAACACTTTCTCCGACGTGTCGCCACATAGCATGCCCTTGAGCTCATCATGCACAGAATGGAAAAGATTATCAAGAAGATAATCAGTAGCATCAGGACCATTGAACCCATCATAAATTCCTACAAAAACCCACCCATGCTCCTCAGAAATCACAATATGCACACGATCCTCACCTGCTCTCCCTTCAGCCCATTCTAGATTCTCACATCCCATCAATTCACGGTCTGCAACCGTAACCGACGCCATAAAGTCTTGATTTTTAAAGTCACTGCAACAACTTCCAACAACGTTAAACTTCTCGTTATCATCACTCAAATAAGGATGATGatgatcatcatcattatcatctAAAGAAGGATGATCATCAGAATTCTTATCAtcgtcaccaccaccaccgtcATCATCGCCGTCAACTTTAACAatgtcattttctttctttttcttgtacCCTCCAATGGAAACCACCCTTTTAACAAAGGACCCAGAAATCACCCTCTTGAGAATCTTCCTCACGCTTTGCTTCTTACTTTTGTCCTCAAACGCAAACCCATTGTCATGAGAGAATCTTCTCCGCAGCTTCTTCTTCAAATCTCTTTCATTCATCAAAGCGCCAAGCACCACGGGGCCCGAAGAGAACCCTCTCTCCATTGGGCTGCACCAAACGGGGTTGCAGCTTCCCCCAAAGGATCCATCACGACACGAAGCGTGTTGTTGCTGCAGAGGCATCGACGTGAACGATGGGGAGCTCTCAAACGACGCCGAGGAGTCCAACACGACGGGGGAATTGGTTGCGCTGTGGTGGAGAGAATCGAAGGTGGTGGAAGGCGGGGTGGAGGAGTTAGCGCTGACGGAAGCGCCGGAAACTGATCGGAAGGTTGTGATCGTAGTGACGTTATCGGTGGAGAAAAGGTCCGGCGGTCGAACGTAACATATTGAGTTTCCGAAGGGGTTGGCATTGCTATGGTGGTACCGGCGGGAGATATCTCCGGCGCCGGCGGAGCAGAGGCACCCTTTTACGACGTGGTTGCCCATAGAGAAGACTGTTTGAATGTGTTAACTTTATGTTAATAATTACAGTGAAGAGTTGGTGTGTTATATGGAGAAGTAGAAGAAAAAAGTAGTTGACTTAAAAAAAACTGAGTGGTGTCATTTGTTCTCTTCCGGAGAAATGATACTTTAACATCCAAAAATACCACTTTCTTTACCACCTAacaatttgatttaattttttttttataattgaaaaatgaaatgaaactgATCAAGCTTATTTCCCCGTTGTAGTCACATCCACTTGCTCACTCCTCACACACCAGTCCGcgcaaattttttttgttttcaaaaatgccTCTCCTCCACCGCTTCTCTAGTTTTTCTAAAGTGCCCACAAACCCTCCCCTGTCACTCGCCACTCATCACAGAACACTCAATCGAAAGCGCACAGAACCCTtcccgcacacacacacacacctctGGTCACCTTCTTCCCGCAACCGCCGCCCCACAAAATCCTTCCCGCACCACAGAACCCTTCCTCTGGTCGACCTCTTCCCGAAACCGCCGCCCCACAACCATCAtcccgcacacacacacacacacacacacctctGGTCGAccaagtattaattttaattgtcgGAATTGCTGGCTGACCCGTACTGACATCTAACATGCTACCCAAAC
Coding sequences:
- the LOC114166495 gene encoding probable protein phosphatase 2C 4; this translates as MGNHVVKGCLCSAGAGDISRRYHHSNANPFGNSICYVRPPDLFSTDNVTTITTFRSVSGASVSANSSTPPSTTFDSLHHSATNSPVVLDSSASFESSPSFTSMPLQQQHASCRDGSFGGSCNPVWCSPMERGFSSGPVVLGALMNERDLKKKLRRRFSHDNGFAFEDKSKKQSVRKILKRVISGSFVKRVVSIGGYKKKKENDIVKVDGDDDGGGGDDDKNSDDHPSLDDNDDDHHHPYLSDDNEKFNVVGSCCSDFKNQDFMASVTVADRELMGCENLEWAEGRAGEDRVHIVISEEHGWVFVGIYDGFNGPDATDYLLDNLFHSVHDELKGMLCGDTSEKVLLGLVNGSGRSSKIRNTVVKGCCSSMLDNWDSLNCWKKLELSVKGASSFGHSDALVGLSEALRKTEDAFLKKVDEVIGNNPVLTMMGSCVLVMLMKGEDVYLMNVGDSRAILADHSVNSLQLTMEHSTLVKEEVDRIMKEHPDDPCAITKGRVKGYLNVTRAFGAGFLKEPKQNNAVLESLKVNYIGESPYIVCSPSLYHHRLRPSDRFLILCSDGLQQYFTNEEAVAIVDSFITSSPDTDPAQLLINEALFRAAKKAGMDFHELLNIPHGERRLYHDDISIVIISFKGKIWRSSL